The following coding sequences lie in one Arabidopsis thaliana chromosome 3, partial sequence genomic window:
- a CDS encoding vitellogenin-like protein (unknown protein; FUNCTIONS IN: molecular_function unknown; INVOLVED IN: biological_process unknown; LOCATED IN: cellular_component unknown; BEST Arabidopsis thaliana protein match is: unknown protein (TAIR:AT5G49100.1); Has 30201 Blast hits to 17322 proteins in 780 species: Archae - 12; Bacteria - 1396; Metazoa - 17338; Fungi - 3422; Plants - 5037; Viruses - 0; Other Eukaryotes - 2996 (source: NCBI BLink).), which yields MVELKDQQDMGEGMQCITHPYTKNPGGICALCLQEKLGKLVTSSFPVPKPNHLSSSSPKSFTPSTTSLALSLSSASNGRDSTNNNNLPFLLAKKKKNMLAASSSSSSSSSSSSSANLIYKRSKSTAAAYGESFSQRKRSGFWSFFHLYSSKHQISNTTKKVDNFSHLRRNQRTESKTETSSMRVGGGGGIDVIVEEEDESPNKVVSETPTNGIGGGGGSSFGRKVLRSRSVGCGSRSFSGDFFERISNGFGDCALRRIESQREATKVISNGGGGEAADAMSEMVKCGGIFGGFMIMTSSSTTSSTTSSTVDHHHNHKMGNRNWGWAFASPMRAKATATHRGRTITESTADNKNTSSNLDSIPSLLALKS from the coding sequence ATGGTGGAGCTCAAAGATCAACAAGACATGGGAGAAGGTATGCAATGCATTACACATCCTTACACAAAGAACCCAGGTGGGATCTGTGCTTTATGTCTCCAGGAAAAGCTTGGTAAGCTCGTCACTTCCTCTTTCCCTGTTCCTAAACCCAaccatctctcttcttcttctcctaaaTCCTTCACTCCTTCCACGACCTCTCTCGCTCTGTCTCTCTCATCGGCAAGCAATGGCAGAGACTCcactaacaacaacaatctccCGTTTCTTctggctaagaagaagaagaacatgctcgcagcttcttcttcatcttcttcttcttcctcttcgtcttcttctgcGAATCTTATCTACAAGAGAAGCAAATCGACTGCTGCTGCTTACGGTGAGAGTTTCAGCCAAAGGAAACGAAGTgggttttggtcttttttccATCTCTACTCTTCAAAACATCAGATCAGCAACACCACCAAAAAAGTCGATAACTTTAGCCATTTAAGGAGGAACCAGAGAACAGAGTCAAAAACAGAGACTTCTTCCATGAGGgtcggtggtggtggaggcaTTGATGTGAtagttgaggaagaagatgagagtcCTAACAAAGTGGTTTCAGAAACGCCAACGAATGGTataggtggtggtggtggttcgTCGTTTGGGAGGAAAGTGTTGAGATCTAGATCTGTTGGTTGTGGTAGTAGAAGCTTCTCTGGTGATTTCTTTGAGAGGATCTCTAATGGGTTTGGTGATTGTGCCTTGAGAAGGATTGAGTCACAGAGAGAAGCCACTAAGGTCATTAgtaatggtggtggtggtgaagcAGCAGATGCAATGAGTGAAATGGTCAAATGTGGTGGCATCTTTGGTGGGTTTATGATCATGACATCATCATCtacaacatcatcaacaacatcatcaacggttgatcatcatcataatcataagATGGGGAACAGAAACTGGGGATGGGCTTTCGCAAGTCCAATGAGAGCCAAAGCTACTGCTACTCATAGAGGTCGTACCATTACAGAGTCCACAGCTGACAACAAGAACACATCTTCAAATTTGGACTCAATCCCTTCATTGTTGGCTTTGAAAAGCTAA
- a CDS encoding proline-rich family protein (proline-rich family protein; Has 89 Blast hits to 86 proteins in 33 species: Archae - 0; Bacteria - 2; Metazoa - 52; Fungi - 7; Plants - 12; Viruses - 4; Other Eukaryotes - 12 (source: NCBI BLink).) → MIINPPKMPPHLTISLIASAASPPPPLLMTLVASLCDSILLKAQSPNPLEILSKKSPEKLLLPQPTDLDLNTFLPNDEPPPPPIPFVGVSETTLLGLSSSSSTITSMPPPPPTLMEEIRFAEEDEEEEEEDEEEAASMFFFFLARRNGRLLLLVESLPLLADERDRAREVVEGVKDLGEEEERWLGLGTGKEEVTSLPSFSWRHKAQIPPGFFV, encoded by the exons ATGATCATAAACCCACCAAAGATGCCACCACATTTGACCATTTCACTCATTGCATCTGCTgcttcaccaccaccaccattacTAATGACCTTAGTGGCTTCTCTCTGTGACTCAATCCTTCTCAAGGCACAATCACCAAACCCATTAGAGATCCTCTCAAAGAAATCACCAGAGAAGCTTCTACTACCACAACCAACAGATCTAGATCTCAACACTTTCCTCCCAAACGAcgaaccaccaccaccacctatACCATTCGTTGGCGTTTCTGAAACCACTTTGTTAGgactctcatcttcttcctcaactaTCACATCAAtgcctccaccaccaccgacCCTCATGGAAGAA ATAAGATTCgcagaagaagacgaagaggaagaagaagaagatgaagaagaagctgcgagcatgttcttcttcttcttagccagAAGAAACGggagattgttgttgttagtgGAGTCTCTGCCATTGCTTGCCGATGAGAGAGACAGAGCGAGAGAGGTCGTGGAAGGAGTGAAGGAtttaggagaagaagaagagagatggtTGGGTTTAGGAACAGGGAAAGAGGAAGTGACGAGCTTACCAAGCTTTTCCTGGAGACATAAAGCACAGATCCCACCTGGGTTCTTTGTGTAA
- a CDS encoding Transducin/WD40 repeat-like superfamily protein: MAYLSSSQSTFISCSENSSLDSILVSINVYILGVISDPEAWISLKQKCITLLSIEEDNTLFEFSSEHSALSNLYWGIDSIEASIHPECSEEKTSRLRNSERMLQMPALLDEQGTTTSGVPNTVLISFSYFYLSIVSYLQGDSLQSTLHFLQSVLVSPEIVRTDIAPELCESIFFTPGVYKSDEEIREIARKYKYRATYYQVMSYGETHQPPRECIETPVRRQKEYGQEIFAANAHSVAEKLELSETCEKLLQYQNLHSVDLQEEELNDIFNKIKASRKIEKSENNFEGSQCLDCNLQEDYNAEPGKSTRVRCLNEFLNESQPDTREDIGTDTLANIFCVSQQQAHKEANKAYNEDTLANRSSSFIGNFNRSIFEIQAQQSKTTWNTHLEDASSLRQLDLEEISVFGQKGSISFEGMRRNLQTKKRGNGLETLSRRAPTMDLWMNLQSLIKEVLGNADEKYVSEVTMIYQMLNRKEGFKYSMLKDVILDQLFTAISSSEEKTVIKASMTALTKIISVNRTALEEVKRKGLNLSHLANALKQNVQEAAILIYLIKPSPTEIKSLELLPALVDVVASTSSSSSCYTFIPSPSYLTPPAASLMIIEVLITAFDHATNTMHLAAISSPSVLCGLLDVAKSGNSGEFISLTSILVKCMQFDGLHRKYIYQHTRVAPFAHLLQSKDQEEICIALQFLHEVLKIPRSSAIKILQQIKKEGSFDIKVTLLHCIKHLQGDHKLFAADILLQLNALDSPPENKKYRNEATRALLDAVTYSEGSNMQLLSTFILANIGGTYSWTGEPYTAAWLMKRGGLTSMSHMNMIRNINWSDECLQDTGIDGWCCKIARRIIDTGKATFCGLQEGLKSKNKSVSKACLIAIAWLSIEISKGPNSLKYSACEVLLDEVAQFLHPGLELEERLLACICIYNFSSGKGIHKLVNFSEGVRESLRRLSHVTWMADELHKATYYLFSKSDQRISCVHTQTVEMHQSGSGAVTALIYHKGLLFSGFSDGSIRVWNVNKKIATLLWDIKEHKSTVTCFSLSETGECVLSGSADKTIRVWQIVKGKLECAEVIKTKDSIRKLEAFGNMIFVITKGHKMKVDISLSLSHKKAETIYIVISYNSSQVIFKHSEANNFLQLLDSSRISQSIFKGKGVKSMVSAQGKIYIGCIDTSIQELIVANKREKEIKAPTRSWRLQNKPINSVVVYKDMLYSSSTYVEMSNIKDLRRNYEPQMSITAEKGSNIVAMGVVEDFIYLNRSSSANTLQIWLRRTQQKVGRLSAGSKITSLLTANDIVFCGTEAGVIKGWIPL; the protein is encoded by the exons ATGGCTTACCTTTCATCTTCTCAATCGACTTTTATCTCATGTAGTGAGAATTCATCTCTTGATTCGATTCTAGTTTCAATCAACGTCTACATCCTCGGCGTCATATCAGACCCTGAAGCATGGATTTCGCTTAAGCAGAAATGCATCACATTGCTCAgcattgaagaagataatactCTGTTTGAATTCTCCTCTGAACACTCTGCTCTCTCCAATCTCTATTGGGGAATCGATAGCATCGAAGCTTCTATACATCCCGAATGCTCAGAAGAAAAGACGTCTCGTCTGAGAAACTCAGAGAGAATGCTTCAAATGCCTGCGTTGCTTGACGAACAAGGGACCACCACTTCTGGTGTTCCAAACACAGtcttgatttctttctcttactTTTACCTCTCCATTGTAAGCTATCTTCAAGGTGATTCCTTGCAGTCCACATTGCATTTTCTGCAGTCGGTTTTGGTCTCGCCGGAGATTGTAAGAACCGACATTGCCCCTGAACTCTGCGAGAGCATTTTCTTCACTCCTGGTGTGTACAAGTCAGATGAAGAGATCAGAGAGATTGCAAGAAAGTATAAATACAGAGCAACTTATTACCAAGTTATGTCCTATGGAGAGACTCATCAGCCGCCACGTGAATGTATAGAGACACCGGTTAGAAGGCAGAAGGAATATGG GCAAGAAATATTTGCGGCTAATGCACATTCAGTTGCAGAGAAGCTAGAGTTGTCAGAAACTTGTGAG AAGTTATTGCAGTACCAGAACCTCCACAGTGTTGATTTGCAAGAGGAGGAACTTAATgacattttcaacaaaatcaaagcatCAAGGAAGATTGAGAAATCTGAAAATAACTTCGAAGGTTCTCAATGTTTGGATTGTAACCTGCAGGAAGATTACAATGCAGAGCCTGGAAAAAGTACAAGAGTCAGATGCCTTAATGAATTCTTGAACGAGTCTCAGCCAGATACTAGAGAAGACATTGGCACG GACACATTAGCAAACATCTTCTGTGTTTCCCAACAACAAGCTCACAAGGAAGCAAACAAAGCTTATAATGAGGACACATTAGCCAACAGATCCAGCAGTTTTATCGGTAATTTTAACCGTTCTATCTTTGAAATTCAGGCTCAACAATCAAAGACAACTTGGAATACCCACTTAGAAGATGCATCTTCTTTGAGGCAACTAGATTTGGAAGAAATATCAGTATTTGGACAAAAAGGGTCCATAAGTTTTGAAGGAATGAGGAGAAATTTGCAGACCAAAAAACGAGGGAATGGACTTGAGACGCTTTCTAGAAGAGCTCCAACAATGGATTTATGGATGAACCTTCAGAGCTTGATAAAGGAAGTGTTAGGGAATGCAGATGAGAAATATGTCTCAGAGGTTACAATGATATATCAAATGCTGAACAGGAAAGAAGGATTCAAGTATAGCATGCTAAAAGATGTCATTCTGGATCAGCTGTTTACGGCTATTTCTAGTTCCGAGGAGAAGACCGTGATTAAGGCGTCGATGACGGCACTTACCAAGATCATATCAGTTAATAGAACAGCTCTTGAGGAGGTCAAAAGGAAGGGTTTAAATTTAAGTCATTTAGCAAATGCTCTCAAACAAAATGTGCAAGAAGCAGCTATTCTCATCTACCTGATAAAGCCATCTCCAACAGAAATAAAGAGTCTTGAGCTTTTACCAGCtcttgttgatgttgttgcatccacttcttcttcatcttcttgttacACATTTATACCTTCACCTTCTTATTTGACGCCGCCTGCAGCATCATTGATGATAATTGAAGTGCTTATCACTGCTTTTGATCATGCTACAAACACAATGCACTTGGCTGCAATCAGCTCTCCTTCTGTCCTTTGTGGACTTCTTGATGTTGCAAAGAGTGGAAACTCAGGGGAATTCATCTCCTTGACAAGTATTTTAGTAAAATGCATGCAATTTGATGGACTTCACAGGAAGTATATTTATCAGCATACTCGAGTGGCTCCTTTTGCGCATCTCCTGCAAAGCAAAGACCAAGAAGAAATTTGCATTgctcttcaatttcttcatgAGGTCCTGAAGATACCAAG GTCATCAGCAATCAAGATTCTGCAACagataaagaaagaaggaagTTTTGACATTAAGGTCACATTATTGCACTGTATTAAACACTTGCAGGGTGATCACAAACTCTTTGCAGCAGATATATTGCTTCAGTTAAATGCACTG GATTCTCCACCTGAGAACAAAAAGTACAGAAATGAAGCTACCAGAGCTCTACTTGATGCAGTTACATATAGTGAAGGTTCAAATATGCAGCTTTTATCAACGTTCATTCTTGCGAATATCGGTGGAACTTATTCATGGACAGGAGAACCTTACACTGCTGCTTGGCTAATGAAAAGAGGAGGTCTAACTTCTATGTcacatatgaatatgataaGAAACATCAACTGGTCAGATGAATGCTTGCAG GATACAGGAATAGATGGATGGTGTTGTAAGATAGCTAGAAGAATTATTGATACAGGCAAAGCCACGTTTTGTGGTTTACAAGAAGGGCTAAAGAGTAAAAACAAGAGTGTTTCAAAAGCATGTCTTATAGCCATTGCATGGCTCAGTATAGAGATTTCAAAAGGTCCAAATAGTTTAAAATACTCAGCATGTGAAGTTTTACTTGATGAGGTAGCACAATTTCTCCACCCTGGTTTGGAGCTTGAAGAAAGACTTCTTGCTTGTATATGCATCTATAATTTTAGCTCTGGCAAAG GAATCCACAAACTAGTCAATTTCTCGGAAGGAGTTAGAGAGTCTTTGAGACGTCTTTCACATGTGACTTGGATGGCAGACGAACTGCATAAAGCAACATATTATCTATTCAGCAAATCT GACCAACGCATATCTTGTGTTCATACACAAACCGTAGAGATGCATCAATCTGGCAGTGGAGCTGTAACAGCACTCATCTACCATAAAGGCTTGCTCTTTAGTGGATTCTCAGATGGTTCAATCAGG GTGTGGAATGTGAATAAGAAAATAGCTACGCTTTTATGGGACATCAAGGAGCACAAAAGCACAGTAACATGCTTTTCACTCTCTGAAACAGGAGAGTGTGTCTTAAGTGGATCAGCAGATAAAACTATCAGG GTATGGCAGATAGTTAAAGGAAAACTGGAATGTGCTGAAgtcataaaaacaaaagattcaataAGGAAACTGGAAGCATTCGGAAATATGATCTTTGTTATAACAAAAGGGCACAAGATGAAGGTAGACATCTCTCTCTCATTAAGCCACAAGAAGGCAGAGACTATTTACATAGTAATATCATATAATAGTTCCCAAGTCATATTTAAACACTCAGAGGCTAATAACTTTCTTCAGCTGCTTGATTCATCAAGAATATCTCAAAGTATCTTCAAAGGTAAAGGTGTGAAGAGTATGGTATCAGCTCAAGGAAAGATTTATATAGGATGCATAGATACAAGTATACAG GAATTAATTGTTGCAAATAAACGGGAGAAAGAGATTAAAGCACCGACGAGGAGCTGGAGACTTCAAAACAAGCCTATCAATTCAGTGGTTGTGTACAAAGATATGTTATATAGCTCAAGCACATATGTTGAGATGTCTAATATAAAG GATCTGAGAAGGAACTATGAGCCCCAAATGTCAATAACAGCAGAAAAGGGGTCTAATATAGTAGCAATGGGTGTTGTTGAAGACTTCATCTACCTGAATCGAAGTTCATCCGCAAACACTCTTCAG ATTTGGTTGAGAAGGACACAACAGAAAGTGGGAAGACTATCAGCAGGAAGCAAGATAACAAGCCTCCTTACTGCTAATGACATTGTTTTTTGCGGTACAGAAGCTGGGGTCATTAAG GGATGGATTCCGTTATAG
- a CDS encoding Transducin/WD40 repeat-like superfamily protein (Transducin/WD40 repeat-like superfamily protein; FUNCTIONS IN: binding, nucleotide binding; LOCATED IN: cellular_component unknown; CONTAINS InterPro DOMAIN/s: WD40 repeat 2 (InterPro:IPR019782), WD40 repeat, conserved site (InterPro:IPR019775), WD40 repeat (InterPro:IPR001680), WD40 repeat-like-containing domain (InterPro:IPR011046), WD40-repeat-containing domain (InterPro:IPR017986), WD40/YVTN repeat-like-containing domain (InterPro:IPR015943), Armadillo-type fold (InterPro:IPR016024), WD40 repeat, subgroup (InterPro:IPR019781); Has 7353 Blast hits to 5681 proteins in 353 species: Archae - 6; Bacteria - 1399; Metazoa - 2529; Fungi - 1761; Plants - 818; Viruses - 0; Other Eukaryotes - 840 (source: NCBI BLink).), which yields MAYLSSSQSTFISCSENSSLDSILVSINVYILGVISDPEAWISLKQKCITLLSIEEDNTLFEFSSEHSALSNLYWGIDSIEASIHPECSEEKTSRLRNSERMLQMPALLDEQGTTTSGVPNTVLISFSYFYLSIVSYLQGDSLQSTLHFLQSVLVSPEIVRTDIAPELCESIFFTPGVYKSDEEIREIARKYKYRATYYQVMSYGETHQPPRECIETPVRRQKEYGQEIFAANAHSVAEKLELSETCEKLLQYQNLHSVDLQEEELNDIFNKIKASRKIEKSENNFEGSQCLDCNLQEDYNAEPGKSTRVRCLNEFLNESQPDTREDIGTDTLANIFCVSQQQAHKEANKAYNEDTLANRSSSFIGNFNRSIFEIQAQQSKTTWNTHLEDASSLRQLDLEEISVFGQKGSISFEGMRRNLQTKKRGNGLETLSRRAPTMDLWMNLQSLIKEVLGNADEKYVSEVTMIYQMLNRKEGFKYSMLKDVILDQLFTAISSSEEKTVIKASMTALTKIISVNRTALEEVKRKGLNLSHLANALKQNVQEAAILIYLIKPSPTEIKSLELLPALVDVVASTSSSSSCYTFIPSPSYLTPPAASLMIIEVLITAFDHATNTMHLAAISSPSVLCGLLDVAKSGNSGEFISLTSILVKCMQFDGLHRKYIYQHTRVAPFAHLLQSKDQEEICIALQFLHEVLKIPRSSAIKILQQIKKEGSFDIKVTLLHCIKHLQGDHKLFAADILLQLNALDSPPENKKYRNEATRALLDAVTYSEGSNMQLLSTFILANIGGTYSWTGEPYTAAWLMKRGGLTSMSHMNMIRNINWSDECLQDTGIDGWCCKIARRIIDTGKATFCGLQEGLKSKNKSVSKACLIAIAWLSIEISKGPNSLKYSACEVLLDEVAQFLHPGLELEERLLACICIYNFSSGKGIHKLVNFSEGVRESLRRLSHVTWMADELHKATYYLFSKSDQRISCVHTQTVEMHQSGSGAVTALIYHKGLLFSGFSDGSIRVWNVNKKIATLLWDIKEHKSTVTCFSLSETGECVLSGSADKTIRVWQIVKGKLECAEVIKTKDSIRKLEAFGNMIFVITKGHKMKLLDSSRISQSIFKGKGVKSMVSAQGKIYIGCIDTSIQELIVANKREKEIKAPTRSWRLQNKPINSVVVYKDMLYSSSTYVEMSNIKDLRRNYEPQMSITAEKGSNIVAMGVVEDFIYLNRSSSANTLQIWLRRTQQKVGRLSAGSKITSLLTANDIVFCGTEAGLMDPF from the exons ATGGCTTACCTTTCATCTTCTCAATCGACTTTTATCTCATGTAGTGAGAATTCATCTCTTGATTCGATTCTAGTTTCAATCAACGTCTACATCCTCGGCGTCATATCAGACCCTGAAGCATGGATTTCGCTTAAGCAGAAATGCATCACATTGCTCAgcattgaagaagataatactCTGTTTGAATTCTCCTCTGAACACTCTGCTCTCTCCAATCTCTATTGGGGAATCGATAGCATCGAAGCTTCTATACATCCCGAATGCTCAGAAGAAAAGACGTCTCGTCTGAGAAACTCAGAGAGAATGCTTCAAATGCCTGCGTTGCTTGACGAACAAGGGACCACCACTTCTGGTGTTCCAAACACAGtcttgatttctttctcttactTTTACCTCTCCATTGTAAGCTATCTTCAAGGTGATTCCTTGCAGTCCACATTGCATTTTCTGCAGTCGGTTTTGGTCTCGCCGGAGATTGTAAGAACCGACATTGCCCCTGAACTCTGCGAGAGCATTTTCTTCACTCCTGGTGTGTACAAGTCAGATGAAGAGATCAGAGAGATTGCAAGAAAGTATAAATACAGAGCAACTTATTACCAAGTTATGTCCTATGGAGAGACTCATCAGCCGCCACGTGAATGTATAGAGACACCGGTTAGAAGGCAGAAGGAATATGG GCAAGAAATATTTGCGGCTAATGCACATTCAGTTGCAGAGAAGCTAGAGTTGTCAGAAACTTGTGAG AAGTTATTGCAGTACCAGAACCTCCACAGTGTTGATTTGCAAGAGGAGGAACTTAATgacattttcaacaaaatcaaagcatCAAGGAAGATTGAGAAATCTGAAAATAACTTCGAAGGTTCTCAATGTTTGGATTGTAACCTGCAGGAAGATTACAATGCAGAGCCTGGAAAAAGTACAAGAGTCAGATGCCTTAATGAATTCTTGAACGAGTCTCAGCCAGATACTAGAGAAGACATTGGCACG GACACATTAGCAAACATCTTCTGTGTTTCCCAACAACAAGCTCACAAGGAAGCAAACAAAGCTTATAATGAGGACACATTAGCCAACAGATCCAGCAGTTTTATCGGTAATTTTAACCGTTCTATCTTTGAAATTCAGGCTCAACAATCAAAGACAACTTGGAATACCCACTTAGAAGATGCATCTTCTTTGAGGCAACTAGATTTGGAAGAAATATCAGTATTTGGACAAAAAGGGTCCATAAGTTTTGAAGGAATGAGGAGAAATTTGCAGACCAAAAAACGAGGGAATGGACTTGAGACGCTTTCTAGAAGAGCTCCAACAATGGATTTATGGATGAACCTTCAGAGCTTGATAAAGGAAGTGTTAGGGAATGCAGATGAGAAATATGTCTCAGAGGTTACAATGATATATCAAATGCTGAACAGGAAAGAAGGATTCAAGTATAGCATGCTAAAAGATGTCATTCTGGATCAGCTGTTTACGGCTATTTCTAGTTCCGAGGAGAAGACCGTGATTAAGGCGTCGATGACGGCACTTACCAAGATCATATCAGTTAATAGAACAGCTCTTGAGGAGGTCAAAAGGAAGGGTTTAAATTTAAGTCATTTAGCAAATGCTCTCAAACAAAATGTGCAAGAAGCAGCTATTCTCATCTACCTGATAAAGCCATCTCCAACAGAAATAAAGAGTCTTGAGCTTTTACCAGCtcttgttgatgttgttgcatccacttcttcttcatcttcttgttacACATTTATACCTTCACCTTCTTATTTGACGCCGCCTGCAGCATCATTGATGATAATTGAAGTGCTTATCACTGCTTTTGATCATGCTACAAACACAATGCACTTGGCTGCAATCAGCTCTCCTTCTGTCCTTTGTGGACTTCTTGATGTTGCAAAGAGTGGAAACTCAGGGGAATTCATCTCCTTGACAAGTATTTTAGTAAAATGCATGCAATTTGATGGACTTCACAGGAAGTATATTTATCAGCATACTCGAGTGGCTCCTTTTGCGCATCTCCTGCAAAGCAAAGACCAAGAAGAAATTTGCATTgctcttcaatttcttcatgAGGTCCTGAAGATACCAAG GTCATCAGCAATCAAGATTCTGCAACagataaagaaagaaggaagTTTTGACATTAAGGTCACATTATTGCACTGTATTAAACACTTGCAGGGTGATCACAAACTCTTTGCAGCAGATATATTGCTTCAGTTAAATGCACTG GATTCTCCACCTGAGAACAAAAAGTACAGAAATGAAGCTACCAGAGCTCTACTTGATGCAGTTACATATAGTGAAGGTTCAAATATGCAGCTTTTATCAACGTTCATTCTTGCGAATATCGGTGGAACTTATTCATGGACAGGAGAACCTTACACTGCTGCTTGGCTAATGAAAAGAGGAGGTCTAACTTCTATGTcacatatgaatatgataaGAAACATCAACTGGTCAGATGAATGCTTGCAG GATACAGGAATAGATGGATGGTGTTGTAAGATAGCTAGAAGAATTATTGATACAGGCAAAGCCACGTTTTGTGGTTTACAAGAAGGGCTAAAGAGTAAAAACAAGAGTGTTTCAAAAGCATGTCTTATAGCCATTGCATGGCTCAGTATAGAGATTTCAAAAGGTCCAAATAGTTTAAAATACTCAGCATGTGAAGTTTTACTTGATGAGGTAGCACAATTTCTCCACCCTGGTTTGGAGCTTGAAGAAAGACTTCTTGCTTGTATATGCATCTATAATTTTAGCTCTGGCAAAG GAATCCACAAACTAGTCAATTTCTCGGAAGGAGTTAGAGAGTCTTTGAGACGTCTTTCACATGTGACTTGGATGGCAGACGAACTGCATAAAGCAACATATTATCTATTCAGCAAATCT GACCAACGCATATCTTGTGTTCATACACAAACCGTAGAGATGCATCAATCTGGCAGTGGAGCTGTAACAGCACTCATCTACCATAAAGGCTTGCTCTTTAGTGGATTCTCAGATGGTTCAATCAGG GTGTGGAATGTGAATAAGAAAATAGCTACGCTTTTATGGGACATCAAGGAGCACAAAAGCACAGTAACATGCTTTTCACTCTCTGAAACAGGAGAGTGTGTCTTAAGTGGATCAGCAGATAAAACTATCAGG GTATGGCAGATAGTTAAAGGAAAACTGGAATGTGCTGAAgtcataaaaacaaaagattcaataAGGAAACTGGAAGCATTCGGAAATATGATCTTTGTTATAACAAAAGGGCACAAGATGAAG CTGCTTGATTCATCAAGAATATCTCAAAGTATCTTCAAAGGTAAAGGTGTGAAGAGTATGGTATCAGCTCAAGGAAAGATTTATATAGGATGCATAGATACAAGTATACAG GAATTAATTGTTGCAAATAAACGGGAGAAAGAGATTAAAGCACCGACGAGGAGCTGGAGACTTCAAAACAAGCCTATCAATTCAGTGGTTGTGTACAAAGATATGTTATATAGCTCAAGCACATATGTTGAGATGTCTAATATAAAG GATCTGAGAAGGAACTATGAGCCCCAAATGTCAATAACAGCAGAAAAGGGGTCTAATATAGTAGCAATGGGTGTTGTTGAAGACTTCATCTACCTGAATCGAAGTTCATCCGCAAACACTCTTCAG ATTTGGTTGAGAAGGACACAACAGAAAGTGGGAAGACTATCAGCAGGAAGCAAGATAACAAGCCTCCTTACTGCTAATGACATTGTTTTTTGCGGTACAGAAGCTGGG CTCATGGACCCCTTTTGA